A section of the Castanea sativa cultivar Marrone di Chiusa Pesio chromosome 12, ASM4071231v1 genome encodes:
- the LOC142619668 gene encoding UDP-glycosyltransferase 88A1-like, with translation MEAIVLYPTPAIGHLISMVELGRLILTHHPSLTIHILIAPAPYKAGSTAPYIAAVSSTTPSITFHNLPSVTLPPTISPHHETLTFELIRLNNPNVHQSILSISKTHNVKALIMDYFCSYALSVASNLNLPGYFFFTSGAAALNYFIYHPTIHKNTTKSFKDLNTLLIVPGVSPIPSLDMPKPLLDRNDKAYEFFLDSSINMAKSAGIISNTFESLEPKAVQALSEGLCVPDGPTPPIYCIGPLIAKNNERSGAQNEGEAVPECLSWLDSQPSQSVVFLCFGSLGLFSIEQLKEIALGLEKSDQRFLWVVRNPPSEKHSLAVSAQPDPDLDSLLPEGFLDRTKERGLVVKSWAPQVAVLNHGSVGGFVTHCGWNSVLEAVCAAVPMVAWPLYAEQRFNRVVLVEDLKIALSMDELEDGFVSATEVEKRVRELMDSESGNSIRERTLAMKDGAKAALSEGGSSRLALTKLVESWK, from the coding sequence ATGGAAGCGATAGTTCTGTACCCAACACCAGCCATAGGCCACTTGATTTCCATGGTAGAACTAGGCAGACTAATACTCACACACCACCCTTCACTCACTATCCACATACTCATCGCCCCTGCACCTTACAAAGCTGGTTCCACAGCTCCATACATAGCCGCTGTCTCTTCCACCACTCCTTCCATCACTTTTCACAATCTCCCAAGTGTTACTCTCCCTCCCACCATTTCTCCTCACCATGAAACTCTCACCTTTGAGCTCATTCGCCTCAACAATCCCAATGTCCACCAATCTATCCTATCTATCTCCAAAACCCACAACGTCAAAGCTCTCATCATGGACTACTTTTGTTCCTATGCTCTCTCTGTTGCTTCCAATCTCAACCTCCCTGGCTATTTCTTTTTCACTTCAGGCGCTGCTGCtctcaattattttatataccACCCCACCATTCACAAAAACACCACAAAAAGTTTCAAAGACCTTAACACCCTCCTTATCGTTCCTGGAGTATCCCCAATACCATCTTTAGATATGCCAAAACCATTACTTGACCGTAACGATAAGGCCTATGAGTTCTTTTTAGACAGCTCAATCAACATGGCTAAGTCTGCAGGAATAATTTCCAACACCTTTGAATCATTGGAACCAAAAGCTGTTCAAGCACTATCAGAGGGGCTATGCGTACCAGACGGTCCAACCCCACCTATTTACTGCATAGGACCACTGATAGcaaaaaacaatgaaagaaGTGGGGCTCAAAATGAAGGTGAAGCCGTGCCCGAGTGTTTGTCCTGGCTTGATTCGCAACCCAGTCAAAGCGTTGTGTTTTTGTGCTTTGGAAGCTTGGGTTTGTTCTCTATAGAACAACTAAAGGAGATAGCTTTAGGATTGGAAAAGAGTGACCAAAGGTTCTTATGGGTGGTACGAAATCCACCGAGTGAGAAACATAGCTTGGCTGTGTCAGCTCAACCTGACCCAGATTTAGATTCTTTGCTTCCAGAAGGTTTTTTGGACCGCACCAAAGAGAGAGGCTTGGTAGTGAAGTCATGGGCACCACAAGTGGCTGTGTTGAATCACGGCTCGGTGGGTGGGTTTGTGACTCATTGTGGGTGGAACTCAGTGTTGGAAGCGGTGTGTGCGGCCGTGCCAATGGTGGCGTGGCCTCTTTACGCAGAGCAAAGGTTCAACAGGGTGGTGTTGGTGGAAGATTTGAAGATTGCTTTGTCGATGGACGAgttagaggatgggtttgtgaGTGCAACAGAGGTGGAGAAGCGAGTTAGAGAGTTGATGGACTCGGAAAGTGGTAACTCGATAAGGGAACGAACACTTGCTATGAAGGATGGAGCAAAGGCAGCACTGAGTGAGGGCGGATCATCTCGTCTTGCATTGACCAAACTCGTTGAGTCGTGGAAGTAG
- the LOC142618584 gene encoding UDP-glycosyltransferase 88B1-like has protein sequence METIVLYPSPGMGHLISMVELGKLILNHHPSHSISVHILITTPSIHLGSTAPYIASVSAATPSITFHHLPPPSPPLDPISFPSFELFMFEHLKRTDPHVHKALLSISQSSPIQAFIIDLFCSTALKIATSLHIPTYYFFTSGINCLSMIIYIPSLHKNTTKSFKDLNHTLLHVPGLPPFPASHMPDPTLDRTKETYSWFVNFATLLPKSAGIIVNSFNSLEPRALETISNGFCVPDGPTPPIFCIGPLIASNERHGDEAEQCLKWLAKQSSRSVVFLCFGSLGLFSKEQLKEIAVGLERSEQRFLWVVRSPPTKEQSKDFSPPPEPDLDSLLPDGFLDRTKERGLVVKQWAPQVAVLNHDSVAGFVTHCGWNSVLESVVAGVPMVAWPLYAEQRFNKTMLVEELKLALPMNESEGGLVSAAEVEKRVRELMDSEKGNSIRERVKAKKEEAIVATSEGGSSRIALAKLVQSWKRG, from the coding sequence ATGGAGACCATAGTATTGTATCCATCACCAGGCATGGGTCACCTAATCTCCATGGTAGAGCTAGGCAAACTCATCCTCAACCACCACCCTTCACACTCCATCTCCGTCCACATCCTCATCACTACTCCATCCATCCACTTAGGCTCCACCGCCCCATACATCGCTTCCGTCTCCGCCGCCACCCCTTCCATCACTTTCCACCACCTCCCCCCTCCCTCTCCCCCTCTCGACCCAATTTCCTTCCCCTCCTTCGAACTTTTCATGTTTGAACACCTTAAGCGCACCGACCCTCATGTCCACAAAGCCCTCTTATCAATCTCTCAATCTTCCCCTATCCAAGCTTTCATTATTGACCTTTTCTGCAGCACCGCCCTCAAAATCGCCACTTCACTCCACATCCCAACCTACTATTTCTTCACATCCGGCATCAACTGCCTCTCCATGATCATTTACATACCAAGCCTTCACAAAAACACCACCAAAAGTTTCAAAGATTTAAACCACACACTTCTTCACGTCCCAGGCTTACCACCCTTCCCTGCATCCCATATGCCTGACCCAACGCTTGATAGAACCAAAGAAACCTATTCATGGTTCGTAAACTTCGCAACCCTTTTGCCAAAATCCGCTGGAATCATTGTTAACTCGTTTAACTCGCTCGAACCAAGAGCCTTGGAAACTATATCAAATGGATTTTGTGTCCCAGACGGTCCCACCCCACCTATCTTTTGCATTGGACCATTGATTGCTTCAAATGAACGACATGGTGATGAAGCTGAGCAGTGTTTGAAATGGCTGGCCAAGCAATCTAGCAGAAGCGTTGTGTTTTTGTGCTTTGGAAGCTTGGGCTTGTTCTCAAAGGAGCAATTGAAGGAAATAGCTGTAGGGTTAGAGAGAAGTGAGCAAAGGTTCTTGTGGGTAGTTCGGAGTCCACCTACAAAGGAACAAAGCAAAGACTTCTCGCCACCACCTGAACCGGATTTGGATTCGTTACTCCCAGACGGGTTCTTGGATCGGACCAAAGAGAGGGGACTAGTGGTGAAGCAATGGGCACCTCAGGTGGCTGTGTTGAATCACGACTCGGTGGCTGGGTTCGTGACTCATTGTGGGTGGAACTCGGTGCTGGAATCGGTTGTGGCAGGCGTGCCAATGGTGGCGTGGCCACTCTACGCGGAGCAAAGGTTTAACAAGACTATGTTGGTAGAGGAGTTGAAGCTAGCTTTGCCGATGAACGAGTCAGAAGGAGGATTGGTGAGTGCGGCCGAGGTGGAGAAGCGAGTTAGAGAGTTGATGGACTCGGAGAAGGGAAACTCAATAAGGGAGCGCGTCAAGGCTAAGAAAGAAGAAGCAATTGTGGCAACGAGTGAGGGCGGGTCTTCACGAATTGCATTGGCGAAGTTGGTTCAGTCATGGAAGCGAGGATGA
- the LOC142620156 gene encoding uncharacterized protein LOC142620156 has translation MGQATCEVFNIVEASCKCCDILREKHSAEVIEVLKNNEISTGRGLNQEMSLKRPRDTCWSSHYGALVTLIHMFSSVIDVIETIIEDGLDSDQRAETNILIGFLQTFEFMFDLHLMKGVLGISNELSQALQQEDQIIVNAMKLVDISKKRL, from the exons ATGGGGCAAGCAACATGCGAG GTATTCAATATTGTTGAAGCATCATGCAAATGTTGTGATATTCTTCGTGAAAAACATAGTGCTGAAGTTATAGAAgtactaaaaaataatgaaatttcaaCTGGTCGTGGCTTGAATCAAGAAATGAGTCTAAAAAGACCTAGAGATACATGTTGGAGTTCTCATTATGGTGCACTTGTTACTCTTATTCACATGTTTTCTTCTGTAATTGATGTGATTGAAACTATTATAGAAGATGGTTTAGATTCTGATCAGAGAGCAGAAACAAATATCTTAATTGGTTTTCTCCAAACATTTGAATTCATGTTTGATTTACATTTGATGAAAGGTGTGCTTGGCATAAGTAATGAGTTGTCACAGGCATTACAACAAGAAGATCAAATTATTGTGAATGCTATGAAGTTGGTTGACATTTCAAAGAAACGTTTATAG
- the LOC142619033 gene encoding UDP-glycosyltransferase 88A1-like — MEAIVLYPVPAIGHLISIVELGKLILTHNPSLTIHILIAPAPYNAGSTAPYIASVSSTTPSITFHNLPSVTLPPTTSPHHETLIFELIRLNNPNVHQSLLSISKTHNVKALIMDFFCSYSLSVASNLNLPGYFFFTSGAASLNCFLYHPTIHKNTTKSLKDLNTLLIVPGVSPIPSSDMPKPFLDRNDKAYEFFLDCTITMAKSAGIIANTFESLEPKAIQAVSEGLCAPDGPTPPIYCMGPLIAKNNERSGTQNEGEAVPECLSWLDTQPSQSVVFLCFGSLGSFSIEQLKEIALGLEKSDQRFLWVVRNPPSEKHSLAVSAQPDPDLDSLLPEGFLDRTKERGLVVKSWAPQVAVLNHGSVGGFVTHCGWNSVLEAVCAAVPMVAWPLYAEQRFNRVVLVEDLKIALSMDELEDGFVSATEVEKRVRELMDSESGNSIRERTLAMKDGAKAALSEGGSSRVALTKFVESWK, encoded by the coding sequence ATGGAAGCAATAGTTCTGTATCCAGTACCAGCCATAGGCCACTTGATTTCCATAGTAGAGCTAGGCAAACTAatactcacacacaacccttcaCTCACCATTCACATACTCATCGCCCCTGCACCTTACAACGCTGGTTCCACAGCTCCATACATAGCCTCTGTCTCTTCCACCACTCCTTCCATCACTTTTCACAATCTCCCCAGTGTTACTCTCCCTCCCACCACTTCTCCTCACCATGAAACTCTCATTTTTGAGCTCATTCGCCTCAACAATCCCAATGTCCACCAATCTCTCCTATCTATCTCCAAAACCCACAACGTCAAAGCTCTCATCATGGACTTCTTTTGCTCGTATTCTCTCTCTGTTGCTTCCAATCTCAACCTCCCTGGCTATTTCTTTTTCACTTCAGGCGCTGCTTCTCTCAACTGTTTTCTATACCACCCCACCATTCACAAAAACACCACAAAAAGTTTGAAAGACCTTAACACCCTCCTTATCGTTCCGGGAGTATCCCCAATACCATCTTCAGATATGCCAAAACCATTTCTTGACCGTAACGATAAGGCCTATGAGTTCTTTTTAGACTGCACAATCACCATGGCTAAGTCTGCAGGAATAATTGCCAACACCTTTGAATCATTGGAACCAAAAGCTATTCAAGCAGTATCAGAGGGGCTATGCGCACCAGACGGTCCAACCCCGCCTATTTACTGCATGGGACCGTTGATAGCAAAAAACAACGAAAGAAGTGGGACTCAAAATGAAGGTGAAGCCGTGCCCGAGTGTTTGTCCTGGCTTGACACGCAACCGAGTCAAAGTGTTGTGTTTTTATGCTTTGGAAGCTTGGGTTCGTTCTCTATAGAACAACTAAAGGAGATAGCTTTAGGATTGGAAAAGAGTGACCAAAGGTTCTTATGGGTGGTACGAAATCCACCGAGTGAGAAACATAGCTTGGCTGTGTCAGCTCAACCTGACCCAGATTTAGATTCTTTGCTTCCAGAAGGTTTTTTGGACCGCACCAAAGAGAGAGGCTTGGTAGTGAAGTCATGGGCACCACAAGTGGCTGTGTTGAATCACGGCTCGGTGGGTGGGTTTGTGACTCATTGTGGGTGGAACTCAGTGTTGGAAGCTGTGTGTGCGGCCGTGCCAATGGTGGCGTGGCCTCTTTACGCAGAGCAAAGGTTCAACAGGGTGGTGTTGGTGGAAGATTTGAAGATTGCTTTGTCGATGGACGAgttagaggatgggtttgtgaGTGCAACAGAGGTGGAGAAGCGAGTTAGAGAGTTGATGGACTCGGAAAGTGGTAACTCGATAAGGGAACGAACACTTGCCATGAAAGATGGTGCTAAGGCTGCACTGAGTGAGGGCGGGTCATCTCGTGTTGCATTGACCAAATTCGTTGAGTCGTGGAAGTGA